Proteins from one Salvelinus sp. IW2-2015 linkage group LG9, ASM291031v2, whole genome shotgun sequence genomic window:
- the LOC111968944 gene encoding MAPK/MAK/MRK overlapping kinase isoform X2, whose translation MKILNPHPNIIQLHELIFDKESGTLSLVCELMEMNIYEFIRGRQQPLPESKIRHYMYQLCKSLDHMHSNGIFHRDIKPENILIKHDVLKLGDFGSCRSLHSKPPHTEYISTRWYRAPECLLTDGYYSHKMDMWSVGCVFYEIISLSPLFPGTSELDQVTKIHDVLGTPDNSLLQKFPQSRAMRFDFPLRKGSGISQLIPNCSGPSLSLLYQMLTYDPEERIGARAALQHIFFRELRLAERRADSLRRAIVTVEGGESSGTPNSVDHLRRMARQXRRQHNIKHVAEPLIRRNAPQVELPKLNVVVPAPQMTYPVSTVPVLTITHRGSLPAITSKKCHSRLAKPRDESHCSAFKTYYMPPLDRKPGGY comes from the exons ATGAAAATACTGAACCCTCACCCAAACATCATTCAGCTGCATGAATTGATATT TGACAAAGAGTCAGGGACTCTGTCCTTGGTATGTGAGCTGATGGAGATGAACATCTATGAGTTCATACGAG GGAGGCAGCAACCTTTGCCAGAAAGTAAAATCAGACACTACATGTACCAACTTTGCAAGTCACTCGATCATATGCATAG CAACGGGATCTTTCACCGGGACATTAAGCCAGAGAACATTCTAATCAAA CACGACGTGCTCAAACTTGGAGACTTTGGCTCATGCAGGAGTTTGCACTCCAAGCCCCCCCACACAGAATACATCTCCACCCGCTGGTACAGAGCCCCAGAGTGCCTCCTCACAGATGGCTATTACTCCCACAAGATGGACATGTGGAGTGTAGGATGTGTTTTCTACGAGATCATCAG TCTCAGCCCTCTGTTTCCGGGAACCAGTGAGTTGGATCAGGTGACCAAGATCCATGATGTTTTGGGTACACCTGACAACAGTCTCCTTCAAAAATTCCCTCA GTCTAGGGCGATGCGTTTTGACTTCCCTCTGCGGAAAGGCAGTGGAATATCTCAGCTCATCCCAAACTGTTCAGGACCCAGTCTGTCGTTGCTCTACCAGATGCTGACCTACGACCCAGAGGAGCGCATTGGCGCAAGAGCGGCGCTACAGCACATCTTTTTTAGAGAGCTACG GCTGGCGGAGAGGAGAGCTGATAGTCTGCGCAGGGCCATTGTGactgtagagggaggagagagcagtggCACCCCCAACTCTGTGGATCACCTGCGGCGCATGGCCAGACAGMGCAGGAGGCAG CACAACATTAAGCACGTTGCCGAGCCTCTGATCAGACGCAACGCCCCACAGGTGGAATTACCAAAGCTCAATGTGGTAGTGCCTGCACCCCAGATGACCTACCCTGTTAGCACAGTGCCAGTTCTCACCATCACTCACCGTGGGTCCCTCCCAGCCATCACATCAAAAAAGTGCCACTCGCGGTTGGCTAAG CCAAGGGATGAATCCCACTGCTCTGCTTTCAAGACCTACTACATGCCTCCTCTGGATAGGAAACCTGGTGGCTACTGA
- the LOC111968944 gene encoding MAPK/MAK/MRK overlapping kinase isoform X1 — protein sequence MDNYKIINKIGEGTFSEVVKAQNLKDGKYYACKTMKQSLSSLEQANNLREVQAMKILNPHPNIIQLHELIFDKESGTLSLVCELMEMNIYEFIRGRQQPLPESKIRHYMYQLCKSLDHMHSNGIFHRDIKPENILIKHDVLKLGDFGSCRSLHSKPPHTEYISTRWYRAPECLLTDGYYSHKMDMWSVGCVFYEIISLSPLFPGTSELDQVTKIHDVLGTPDNSLLQKFPQSRAMRFDFPLRKGSGISQLIPNCSGPSLSLLYQMLTYDPEERIGARAALQHIFFRELRLAERRADSLRRAIVTVEGGESSGTPNSVDHLRRMARQXRRQHNIKHVAEPLIRRNAPQVELPKLNVVVPAPQMTYPVSTVPVLTITHRGSLPAITSKKCHSRLAKPRDESHCSAFKTYYMPPLDRKPGGY from the exons ATGGATA ATTACAAGATAATCAACAAAATTGGAGAAGGGACATTTTCAGAAGTGGTGAAGGCTCAAAACCTGAAAGATGGGAAATATTATGCGTGTAAAACGATGAAGCAGTCACTCAGCAG CCTGGAACAGGCCAACAACCTGCGAGAAGTCCAGGCCATGAAAATACTGAACCCTCACCCAAACATCATTCAGCTGCATGAATTGATATT TGACAAAGAGTCAGGGACTCTGTCCTTGGTATGTGAGCTGATGGAGATGAACATCTATGAGTTCATACGAG GGAGGCAGCAACCTTTGCCAGAAAGTAAAATCAGACACTACATGTACCAACTTTGCAAGTCACTCGATCATATGCATAG CAACGGGATCTTTCACCGGGACATTAAGCCAGAGAACATTCTAATCAAA CACGACGTGCTCAAACTTGGAGACTTTGGCTCATGCAGGAGTTTGCACTCCAAGCCCCCCCACACAGAATACATCTCCACCCGCTGGTACAGAGCCCCAGAGTGCCTCCTCACAGATGGCTATTACTCCCACAAGATGGACATGTGGAGTGTAGGATGTGTTTTCTACGAGATCATCAG TCTCAGCCCTCTGTTTCCGGGAACCAGTGAGTTGGATCAGGTGACCAAGATCCATGATGTTTTGGGTACACCTGACAACAGTCTCCTTCAAAAATTCCCTCA GTCTAGGGCGATGCGTTTTGACTTCCCTCTGCGGAAAGGCAGTGGAATATCTCAGCTCATCCCAAACTGTTCAGGACCCAGTCTGTCGTTGCTCTACCAGATGCTGACCTACGACCCAGAGGAGCGCATTGGCGCAAGAGCGGCGCTACAGCACATCTTTTTTAGAGAGCTACG GCTGGCGGAGAGGAGAGCTGATAGTCTGCGCAGGGCCATTGTGactgtagagggaggagagagcagtggCACCCCCAACTCTGTGGATCACCTGCGGCGCATGGCCAGACAGMGCAGGAGGCAG CACAACATTAAGCACGTTGCCGAGCCTCTGATCAGACGCAACGCCCCACAGGTGGAATTACCAAAGCTCAATGTGGTAGTGCCTGCACCCCAGATGACCTACCCTGTTAGCACAGTGCCAGTTCTCACCATCACTCACCGTGGGTCCCTCCCAGCCATCACATCAAAAAAGTGCCACTCGCGGTTGGCTAAG CCAAGGGATGAATCCCACTGCTCTGCTTTCAAGACCTACTACATGCCTCCTCTGGATAGGAAACCTGGTGGCTACTGA